A single Agromyces sp. CF514 DNA region contains:
- a CDS encoding ANTAR domain-containing response regulator: protein MTDSEQTQSAPRRVVVAEDESLIRLDIVEILRDNGFEVVGEAGDGETAVQLATELRPDLVIMDVKMPQLDGISAAERLSKGHIAPVVLLTAFSQKELVERASEAGALAYVVKPFTPNDLLPAIEIALARYAQIIALEAEVGDLVERFETRKLVDRAKGLLNEKMGLTEPEAFRWIQKASMDRRLTMKDVSQAIIEQLAAKK, encoded by the coding sequence GTGACAGACAGCGAACAGACCCAGTCGGCCCCGCGCCGCGTCGTCGTGGCAGAGGACGAGTCGCTGATCCGACTCGACATCGTCGAGATCCTCCGTGACAACGGCTTCGAGGTCGTCGGTGAGGCCGGTGACGGCGAGACTGCGGTCCAGCTCGCCACCGAGCTCCGCCCCGACCTCGTCATCATGGACGTGAAGATGCCCCAGCTCGACGGCATCTCCGCCGCAGAGCGCCTCTCGAAGGGCCACATCGCCCCGGTGGTGCTGCTCACGGCGTTCAGCCAGAAGGAGCTCGTCGAGCGAGCCAGCGAGGCGGGTGCGCTCGCGTACGTCGTCAAGCCGTTCACGCCGAACGACCTGCTTCCGGCGATCGAGATCGCCCTCGCCCGGTACGCGCAGATCATCGCCCTCGAGGCCGAGGTCGGCGACCTCGTCGAGCGGTTCGAGACGCGCAAGCTCGTCGACCGGGCCAAGGGCCTGCTCAACGAGAAGATGGGCCTCACCGAGCCCGAGGCGTTCCGCTGGATCCAGAAGGCGTCGATGGACCGTCGTCTCACCATGAAGGACGTCTCGCAGGCCATCATCGAACAGCTGGCCGCGAAGAAGTAG
- the polA gene encoding DNA polymerase I, producing MPDADKPTLLVIDGHSLAFRAFYALPVDSFTTRDGQHTNAIHGFLSMLLLLLANENPTHLAVAFDLSRSSFRTREYPEYKGTRGETPVEFKGQVPLLQEALRAMGITTLEKEDFEADDILATLAKRGRADGYRVLLVSGDRDTIQLVNDDVTLLYPNTQGVSQLKRYDPAAVTERYGIRPEQYPDVAALVGETSDNLIGITKVGEKTAVKWLGLYGDLDGILEHADEIKGVVGQNLRDQRENAIRNRRLNRLVTDVELDVKLDDLEAKPIVLDDVRPLFERLEFRTLLERLAKLVDAAGTGASTSSNDSAEPEAPTASAPKAPTAQSLTGDELAAWLERAEEAEPAGLGLSVDVLDGEVIGAGIATSTESVRLSWRPDDEGLAPFERWLAGPSPKVMTDAKGQLKAMARSGLAVDGLVLDTLVAAWLLRPSLTERSLADLVDAHLGETLPQADPALLVPEEGSDAGAPEFAWYTLRLAPLILRALPERTRELLADVEMPLVPVLAAMELRGVTVDRGELGALSAELGDRAAALAAAAFAEIGREVNLGSPKQLQEVLFDQLGMPKTRATKTGYTTDASALIDLQESNPHPFLGFLLEHRDATKLRQIVESLDKSVAADGRIHTTYGQIGAATGRMSSNDPNLQNIPTRTEDGRRIRKAFRHGAEYVELMTADYSQIEMRIMAHLSGDPGLIEAFNAGEDLHRFVGARVFSVDPADVTPLMRTKVKAMSYGLAYGLSAFGLSKQLRIDRAEATQLMKEYFERFGSVRDYLRGVVEQARIDGYTETIFGRRRPFPDLTSPNRVHRENAERAALNSPIQGSAADIMKIAMTTVEAEIAARGMSSRMLLTVHDELIFEVAAGESKVLEAVVRERMAGAADLLVPLDVSVGRGSDWEDAAH from the coding sequence GTGCCAGACGCAGACAAGCCCACCCTTCTCGTGATCGACGGCCACTCGTTGGCGTTCCGGGCGTTCTACGCCCTCCCGGTCGACAGCTTCACCACGCGCGACGGGCAGCACACGAACGCCATCCACGGGTTCCTCTCGATGCTGCTCCTGCTGCTCGCCAACGAGAACCCGACGCACCTCGCGGTCGCGTTCGACCTGTCGCGCTCGTCGTTCCGCACGCGCGAGTACCCCGAGTACAAGGGCACGCGGGGCGAGACGCCCGTCGAGTTCAAGGGGCAGGTGCCGCTCCTCCAGGAGGCGCTGCGGGCCATGGGCATCACGACCCTCGAGAAGGAGGACTTCGAGGCCGACGACATCCTGGCGACCCTCGCGAAGCGCGGCCGTGCCGACGGATACCGGGTGCTGCTGGTCTCGGGCGACCGCGACACGATCCAGCTCGTGAACGACGACGTCACGCTGCTCTACCCGAACACGCAGGGCGTGTCCCAGCTCAAGCGCTACGACCCGGCCGCCGTCACCGAGCGCTACGGCATCCGTCCCGAGCAGTATCCCGACGTCGCCGCCCTCGTCGGCGAGACGAGCGACAACCTCATCGGCATCACGAAGGTCGGCGAGAAGACCGCGGTCAAATGGCTCGGCCTGTACGGCGACCTCGACGGCATCCTCGAGCACGCCGATGAGATCAAGGGCGTCGTCGGGCAGAACCTCCGCGACCAGCGCGAGAACGCGATCCGGAACCGTCGCCTCAACCGGCTCGTGACCGACGTCGAACTCGACGTGAAGCTCGACGACCTCGAGGCGAAGCCGATCGTGCTCGACGACGTGCGGCCGCTGTTCGAACGCCTCGAGTTCCGCACGCTGCTCGAGCGGCTCGCGAAACTCGTCGACGCCGCCGGTACGGGCGCCTCGACCAGCTCGAACGACTCCGCGGAGCCCGAGGCCCCGACGGCCTCGGCGCCGAAGGCGCCAACGGCTCAGTCGCTGACCGGCGATGAACTCGCAGCCTGGCTCGAGCGTGCCGAAGAGGCCGAGCCCGCGGGCCTCGGTCTCAGCGTCGACGTGCTCGACGGCGAGGTCATCGGCGCCGGCATCGCGACATCGACCGAGAGCGTCCGCCTGTCCTGGCGCCCCGATGACGAAGGCCTCGCCCCGTTCGAGCGCTGGCTCGCCGGTCCGTCGCCCAAGGTCATGACCGATGCGAAGGGGCAGCTCAAGGCCATGGCCCGCTCCGGGCTCGCCGTCGACGGCCTCGTGCTCGACACGCTCGTCGCAGCCTGGTTGCTGCGACCGAGCCTCACCGAGCGTTCGCTCGCAGACCTCGTCGACGCTCACCTCGGCGAGACCCTCCCGCAGGCGGATCCTGCGCTGCTCGTGCCCGAAGAGGGCTCCGACGCGGGTGCCCCCGAATTCGCCTGGTATACGCTCCGCCTGGCTCCGCTGATCCTCCGCGCGCTGCCCGAGCGAACGCGCGAACTGCTCGCCGACGTCGAGATGCCTCTGGTGCCGGTACTCGCCGCCATGGAACTCCGCGGCGTCACGGTCGATCGCGGCGAACTCGGCGCGCTGTCGGCCGAGCTCGGTGATCGCGCCGCGGCGCTGGCCGCAGCCGCGTTCGCGGAGATCGGCCGCGAGGTGAACCTCGGCTCGCCCAAGCAGCTGCAGGAGGTGCTGTTCGACCAGCTCGGCATGCCGAAGACGCGCGCGACCAAGACCGGCTACACGACCGACGCGAGCGCGCTGATCGACCTCCAGGAGTCGAACCCGCATCCGTTCCTCGGGTTCCTGCTCGAGCACCGCGACGCGACGAAGCTCCGCCAGATCGTCGAGTCGCTCGACAAGTCGGTCGCAGCAGACGGGCGCATCCACACGACATACGGCCAGATCGGCGCAGCCACCGGTCGCATGTCCTCGAACGACCCCAACCTGCAGAACATCCCCACGCGCACCGAAGACGGGCGCCGCATCCGCAAGGCGTTCCGCCACGGCGCGGAGTACGTCGAGCTGATGACGGCCGACTACTCGCAGATCGAGATGCGCATCATGGCGCACCTCTCAGGCGACCCGGGGCTCATCGAGGCCTTCAACGCCGGTGAAGACCTCCACCGCTTCGTCGGCGCCCGCGTCTTCTCGGTCGACCCCGCCGATGTCACGCCGCTCATGCGCACCAAGGTCAAGGCCATGTCCTACGGCCTGGCCTACGGGCTCAGCGCCTTCGGCCTGTCGAAGCAGCTGCGCATCGATCGCGCCGAGGCGACCCAGCTCATGAAGGAGTACTTCGAGCGGTTCGGCTCCGTACGCGACTACCTCCGCGGCGTGGTCGAGCAGGCGCGCATCGACGGGTACACCGAGACGATCTTCGGTCGTCGCCGCCCGTTCCCCGACCTCACGAGCCCCAACCGCGTGCACCGCGAGAACGCGGAGCGCGCTGCGCTCAACTCGCCGATCCAGGGCTCGGCGGCCGACATCATGAAGATCGCGATGACGACCGTCGAGGCCGAGATCGCGGCGCGCGGCATGTCGAGCCGCATGCTGCTCACCGTGCACGACGAGCTCATCTTCGAGGTCGCGGCGGGCGAGTCGAAGGTCCTCGAGGCCGTCGTCCGCGAGCGCATGGCCGGCGCGGCCGACCTGCTCGTGCCGCTCGACGTCTCGGTGGGCCGGGGCAGCGACTGGGAGGATGCCGCCCACTGA
- a CDS encoding DUF885 domain-containing protein: MSSSERIPTEIDRIAEDWVDTIVDLSPTLGTYIGRKDADARFGDLSPEGIEQVVEAKRRTIARLDAAAIADDVDTVTFTDLRAELALDVEAHEAGLPFRDLNVIASPSQELREVFDLMATDGADDWGTISTRLDALPGALDGYVRTLRLGIERGTVPAKRQVRQVAAQARKLERVDGFFAEFVQGAPESLPASLRGELDARAGGAGEAYGRFAEFLEQELLPAAGDADAVGRDIYALQSRHFLGAVIDLDETYEWGIEELARMVAEQEAIAQEIVPGASVAEAIAFLDNDGSRKLHGTDALQRWMQEVSDRAVAELGATQFDIPEQIRTLECMIAPTQSGGIYYTGPTDDFSRPGRMWWAVPEGVTEFDTWRELTTVYHEGVPGHHLQIGQAVVNRGKLNTWRRQLAGTSGHAEGWALYAERLMQELGYLDDPADRLGMLDGQRMRAARVVLDIGVHLGKQRPDGQGVWTGEYAFEFLGRNVNMEQGFIDFEVNRYLGWPGQAPSYKVGQRIWEQLRDDARRREGADFDIKEFHRRALDLGGVGLDTLRSSLLG; the protein is encoded by the coding sequence ATGTCATCGAGCGAGCGCATCCCCACTGAAATCGATCGGATCGCGGAGGACTGGGTCGACACGATCGTCGACCTCAGCCCGACGCTCGGCACCTACATCGGCCGGAAGGACGCCGACGCACGCTTCGGCGATCTCTCGCCCGAGGGGATCGAGCAGGTGGTCGAGGCCAAGCGCCGCACGATCGCCCGTCTCGACGCGGCTGCGATCGCCGACGACGTCGACACCGTGACGTTCACCGATCTCCGCGCGGAACTCGCGCTCGACGTCGAGGCGCACGAGGCGGGCCTTCCGTTCCGCGACCTCAACGTGATCGCGAGCCCCTCGCAGGAACTCCGCGAGGTGTTCGACCTCATGGCGACCGACGGCGCCGACGACTGGGGCACGATCTCGACGCGCCTCGACGCGCTGCCCGGTGCGCTCGACGGGTACGTGCGAACCCTTCGGCTCGGCATCGAACGCGGCACGGTCCCGGCCAAGCGCCAGGTGCGCCAGGTCGCCGCCCAGGCGCGCAAGCTCGAGCGGGTCGACGGCTTCTTCGCCGAGTTCGTGCAGGGCGCTCCCGAGAGCCTGCCCGCTTCGCTGCGCGGTGAGCTCGATGCCCGCGCCGGCGGCGCAGGCGAGGCGTACGGACGGTTCGCCGAGTTCCTCGAGCAGGAGCTGCTGCCGGCAGCAGGCGACGCTGACGCGGTCGGCCGCGACATCTACGCGCTGCAGTCCCGGCATTTCCTCGGTGCCGTGATCGACCTCGACGAGACGTACGAGTGGGGCATCGAGGAGCTCGCGCGCATGGTCGCGGAGCAGGAGGCCATCGCTCAGGAGATCGTGCCAGGGGCATCCGTCGCCGAGGCGATCGCGTTCCTCGACAACGACGGCAGCCGCAAGCTGCACGGCACCGACGCGTTGCAGCGCTGGATGCAGGAGGTGAGCGATCGTGCGGTGGCAGAGCTCGGGGCGACCCAGTTCGACATCCCCGAGCAGATCCGAACGCTCGAATGCATGATCGCGCCCACCCAGTCGGGCGGCATCTACTACACCGGCCCGACCGACGACTTCTCGCGGCCCGGACGCATGTGGTGGGCGGTGCCCGAGGGCGTCACGGAGTTCGACACCTGGCGGGAGCTCACGACGGTTTACCACGAGGGCGTGCCGGGCCACCACCTGCAGATCGGGCAGGCGGTCGTCAACCGAGGCAAGCTCAACACGTGGCGACGCCAGCTGGCCGGCACCTCGGGCCACGCCGAGGGCTGGGCCCTGTACGCCGAGCGCCTGATGCAGGAACTCGGATACCTCGACGATCCCGCCGACCGGCTCGGCATGCTCGACGGCCAGCGCATGCGCGCGGCCAGGGTGGTGCTCGACATCGGCGTGCACCTCGGCAAGCAGCGCCCCGACGGCCAGGGCGTCTGGACCGGCGAGTACGCCTTCGAGTTCCTCGGGCGGAACGTGAACATGGAGCAGGGCTTCATCGACTTCGAGGTGAACCGCTACCTCGGATGGCCCGGTCAGGCGCCGTCGTACAAGGTGGGCCAGCGCATCTGGGAGCAGCTGCGCGACGACGCACGGCGCCGAGAGGGCGCGGACTTCGACATCAAGGAGTTCCACCGTCGTGCGCTCGATCTCGGGGGAGTGGGCCTCGACACCCTCCGCTCGAGCCTGCTCGGCTGA
- the rpsA gene encoding 30S ribosomal protein S1 codes for MTTATTKAPKQVAINDIGSADDFLAAVEKTLKFFNDGDLIEGTVVKIDRDEVLLDVGYKTEGVIPSRELSIKHDVDPSEVVGVGDTVEALVLQKEDKEGRLILSKKRAQYERAWGDVEKIKEADGVVTGTVIEVVKGGLIVDIGLRGFLPASLIELRRVRDLTPYLGQEIEAKILELDKNRNNVVLSRRALLEQTQSESRSTFLANLHPGQIRKGVISSIVNFGAFVDLGGVDGLVHVSELSWKHIEHASEVVEVGQEVTVEVLSVELDRERVSLSLKATQEDPWQVFARTHAIGQVAPGKVTKLVPFGAFVRVADGIEGLVHISELSGKHVELAEQVVSVGEEVFVKVIDIDLERRRISLSLKQANEGVDPEGTEFDPALYGMLTEYDEQGNYKYPEGFDPETNEWREGFEAQREKWEQDYAAAQERWEAHKKQVASANAAAAADDSFGSGSASYSSESAGAGTLADDASLAALREKLSSN; via the coding sequence ATGACAACCGCAACGACCAAGGCACCCAAGCAGGTCGCTATCAACGACATCGGATCTGCTGACGATTTCCTCGCCGCGGTCGAGAAGACTTTGAAGTTCTTCAACGACGGCGACCTCATCGAGGGCACCGTCGTGAAGATCGACCGCGACGAGGTCCTCCTCGACGTCGGCTACAAGACCGAGGGCGTCATCCCCTCGCGTGAGCTTTCCATCAAGCACGATGTCGACCCCAGCGAGGTCGTCGGCGTCGGCGACACCGTCGAGGCGCTCGTTCTCCAGAAGGAGGACAAGGAAGGCCGCCTCATCCTGTCGAAGAAGCGTGCGCAGTACGAGCGCGCGTGGGGCGACGTGGAGAAGATCAAGGAAGCCGATGGCGTCGTGACCGGTACGGTCATCGAGGTCGTCAAGGGCGGCCTGATCGTCGACATCGGCCTCCGCGGCTTCCTCCCGGCGTCGCTCATCGAGCTCCGCCGCGTGCGCGACCTCACGCCGTACCTCGGCCAGGAGATCGAGGCCAAGATCCTCGAGCTCGACAAGAACCGCAACAACGTCGTGCTCTCGCGCCGCGCGCTCCTCGAGCAGACGCAGTCCGAGTCGCGTTCGACGTTCCTCGCCAACCTGCACCCGGGCCAGATCCGCAAGGGTGTCATCTCGTCGATCGTCAACTTCGGTGCGTTCGTCGACCTCGGTGGCGTCGACGGTCTCGTGCACGTCTCCGAGCTCTCGTGGAAGCACATCGAGCACGCCAGCGAGGTCGTCGAGGTCGGCCAGGAGGTCACCGTCGAGGTGCTCTCCGTCGAGCTCGACCGCGAGCGCGTCTCGCTGTCGCTCAAGGCGACGCAGGAGGACCCGTGGCAGGTCTTCGCCCGTACCCACGCGATCGGCCAGGTCGCACCGGGTAAGGTCACGAAGCTCGTTCCGTTCGGTGCGTTCGTTCGCGTCGCCGACGGCATCGAGGGCCTCGTCCACATCTCCGAGCTGTCGGGCAAGCACGTCGAGCTCGCAGAGCAGGTCGTGTCGGTCGGCGAAGAGGTCTTCGTCAAGGTCATCGACATCGACCTCGAGCGTCGCCGCATCTCGCTCTCGCTGAAGCAGGCGAACGAGGGCGTCGACCCCGAGGGCACCGAGTTCGACCCGGCGCTCTACGGCATGCTCACCGAGTACGACGAGCAGGGCAACTACAAGTACCCCGAGGGCTTCGACCCCGAGACCAACGAGTGGCGCGAGGGCTTCGAGGCCCAGCGCGAGAAGTGGGAGCAGGACTACGCTGCCGCTCAGGAGCGTTGGGAAGCGCACAAGAAGCAGGTCGCCTCGGCGAACGCTGCTGCTGCTGCCGACGACTCGTTCGGTTCGGGCTCCGCTTCGTACTCGAGCGAATCGGCCGGCGCGGGCACCCTCGCCGACGACGCCTCGCTCGCTGCGCTGCGCGAGAAGCTGTCGAGCAACTAG
- the coaE gene encoding dephospho-CoA kinase, which translates to MYLIGLTGGIASGKSTVARRLYEHGAVHIDADQLARRVVEPGTSTLAAVAEAFGPAVLRPDGSLDRARVGELVFTDDEARAKLNAIVHPAVRELSSRLIAKAEADDPDAVVVYDVPLLVEASVDHPFDLIVVTSAPRKTQLRRLVEDRGLDPMQAEARVDAQVANTERLAIADVVIDTDGTLAHTMSQADALWLRVVEEQRARA; encoded by the coding sequence GTGTATCTGATCGGCCTCACGGGCGGCATCGCCTCAGGAAAGTCCACGGTCGCCAGGCGACTCTACGAGCACGGCGCGGTGCACATCGACGCCGACCAGCTGGCTCGGCGCGTGGTCGAACCCGGCACGTCCACGCTCGCGGCGGTCGCCGAGGCGTTCGGGCCCGCGGTCCTCCGTCCCGACGGCTCGCTCGACCGCGCAAGGGTCGGCGAGCTCGTGTTCACGGACGACGAGGCTCGCGCGAAGCTCAACGCGATCGTGCATCCGGCCGTCCGCGAACTCTCGTCGCGGCTCATCGCGAAGGCCGAGGCGGACGACCCCGACGCGGTCGTCGTCTACGACGTGCCGCTGCTCGTCGAGGCATCCGTCGATCATCCCTTCGACCTGATCGTGGTGACGAGCGCCCCCCGCAAGACGCAGCTGAGGCGACTCGTCGAGGATCGCGGACTCGACCCCATGCAGGCCGAGGCCCGAGTCGACGCCCAGGTCGCGAACACCGAGCGCCTCGCGATCGCCGACGTCGTCATCGACACCGACGGCACGCTCGCGCACACCATGAGCCAGGCCGACGCGCTGTGGCTCCGCGTCGTCGAAGAGCAGCGCGCCCGAGCATAG
- the uvrB gene encoding excinuclease ABC subunit UvrB, whose translation MQATRSVRPFEVVSEYVPSGDQPAAIAELAGRINAGETDVVLLGATGTGKSATTAWLIEQVQRPTLVLAHNKTLAAQLATEFRELMPNNAVEYFVSYYDYYQPEAYVPQTDTFIEKDSSVNAEVERLRHSTTNSLLSRRDVVVVSTVSCIYGLGTPEEYLKAMMPLQVGQQVDRDWLIRKFVSMQYQRNDVDFSRGTFRVRGDTIEIIPVYEELAIRIEMFGDEIEALYTLHPLTGQVVAKPDAVPVFPGSHYVASTDVMQRAIGTIRTELEERLVELEREGKLLEAQRLRMRTTFDLEMMEQIGFCSGIENYSRHIDGRAPGEAPHCLLDYFADDFLVVIDESHVTVPQIGAMYEGDSSRKRTLVEHGFRLPSALDNRPLKFDEFKNRIGQAVYLSATPGRYEMGIADGVVEQIIRPTGLVDPQIVVKPSKGQIDDLLEEIRVRAERDERVLVTTLTKRMAEELTDYLTEAGVRVRYLHSDVDTLRRVELLTELRAGVYDVLVGINLLREGLDLPEVSLVAILDADKEGFLRSSTSLIQTIGRAARNVSGEVHMYADVLTDSMNAAIEETERRRERQIEYNRANGIDPQPLRKRIADITQLLAREEADTAALLAGRDTRKKSPVPNLRREGIAAEGANDLEELIRDLNDQMLVAAGELKFELAARLRDEVSELKRELRQMEKAGHLA comes from the coding sequence ATGCAGGCCACCCGATCCGTCCGACCGTTCGAGGTCGTCAGCGAGTACGTGCCGAGCGGCGACCAGCCGGCTGCGATCGCCGAACTCGCGGGCCGCATCAACGCCGGCGAGACCGATGTCGTGCTCCTCGGAGCGACCGGCACCGGCAAGTCGGCGACCACCGCATGGCTCATCGAGCAGGTGCAGCGTCCGACGTTGGTGCTCGCGCACAACAAGACGCTCGCGGCACAGCTCGCCACCGAGTTCCGCGAGCTCATGCCCAACAACGCGGTCGAGTACTTCGTCTCGTACTACGACTACTACCAGCCAGAGGCCTACGTGCCGCAGACCGACACCTTCATCGAGAAGGACTCCTCGGTCAACGCTGAGGTCGAGCGGTTGCGGCACTCGACGACGAACTCGCTGCTGAGCAGGCGCGACGTCGTGGTCGTCTCGACCGTTTCGTGCATCTACGGTCTCGGCACCCCCGAGGAGTACCTGAAGGCGATGATGCCGCTGCAGGTCGGCCAGCAGGTCGACCGCGACTGGTTGATCCGCAAGTTCGTGTCGATGCAGTACCAGCGCAACGACGTCGACTTCTCGCGCGGCACGTTCCGCGTGCGAGGGGACACGATCGAGATCATCCCCGTCTACGAGGAGCTCGCGATCCGCATCGAGATGTTCGGCGACGAGATCGAGGCGCTGTACACCCTGCACCCGTTGACCGGCCAGGTGGTCGCGAAGCCCGACGCCGTGCCGGTGTTCCCGGGCTCGCACTACGTCGCGAGCACGGACGTCATGCAGCGGGCCATCGGCACCATCCGCACCGAGCTCGAAGAGCGGCTCGTCGAACTCGAGCGCGAGGGCAAGCTGCTCGAGGCGCAGCGACTTCGCATGCGGACGACCTTCGACCTCGAGATGATGGAGCAGATCGGCTTCTGCTCCGGCATCGAGAACTACTCGCGGCACATCGACGGACGTGCACCCGGCGAGGCCCCGCACTGCCTGCTCGACTACTTCGCCGACGACTTCCTCGTGGTCATCGACGAGTCGCACGTCACCGTTCCCCAGATCGGCGCGATGTACGAGGGCGACTCGTCGCGCAAGCGCACGCTGGTCGAGCACGGATTCCGACTGCCGAGCGCGCTCGACAACCGCCCGCTGAAGTTCGACGAGTTCAAGAACCGCATCGGTCAGGCCGTCTACCTCTCGGCCACGCCGGGTCGCTACGAGATGGGCATCGCCGACGGCGTGGTCGAGCAGATCATCCGCCCGACCGGTCTCGTGGACCCGCAGATCGTCGTGAAGCCGTCCAAGGGGCAGATCGACGACCTCCTCGAGGAGATCCGGGTGCGCGCCGAGCGAGACGAGCGCGTGCTCGTGACGACGCTCACGAAGCGCATGGCCGAAGAGCTCACCGATTACCTCACCGAGGCCGGGGTGCGAGTCCGCTACCTCCACTCGGATGTCGACACGCTGCGTCGCGTCGAACTGCTCACCGAGCTTCGGGCGGGCGTCTACGACGTGCTCGTCGGCATCAACCTGCTGCGCGAGGGCCTCGACCTGCCCGAGGTCTCCCTCGTGGCGATCCTCGACGCCGACAAGGAGGGCTTCCTCCGGTCGTCGACCTCGCTCATCCAGACCATCGGGCGCGCGGCGCGCAACGTCTCGGGCGAGGTGCACATGTACGCCGATGTGCTCACCGACTCGATGAACGCCGCCATCGAGGAGACCGAGCGCCGACGCGAGCGCCAGATCGAGTACAACCGCGCGAACGGCATCGACCCGCAGCCGTTGCGCAAGCGCATCGCCGACATCACCCAGCTCCTCGCACGCGAGGAGGCCGACACTGCAGCGCTGCTCGCAGGGCGCGACACCCGCAAGAAGTCCCCGGTGCCGAACCTGCGCCGCGAGGGCATCGCAGCCGAAGGCGCGAACGACCTCGAAGAGCTGATCCGCGACCTGAACGACCAGATGCTGGTGGCCGCCGGCGAGCTGAAGTTCGAGCTCGCGGCTCGCCTTCGCGACGAGGTGTCCGAGCTCAAACGCGAACTCCGTCAGATGGAGAAGGCGGGCCATCTCGCCTGA